A single region of the Cloacibacillus sp. genome encodes:
- a CDS encoding ornithine cyclodeaminase family protein, with protein sequence MPCKLINAEIVENLLTMKDAVTACEEAFRDWGNGEVVCPTKITLELGEDAEWPPYKNGLNAMPAYIHSKKSAGIKCVGGSLNNPQWGLPYIIALILLFDPATGIFRCVMDGAQITNYRTGAQAAVAAKYIEDKKKIKFGLFGAGVQGRTQLMAFNEVFEIEEVHLYDINPQAAKAFVEEMSRVVDTKFIIKEDPKDVMEVTDIVVSVTHGKNKFIKNEWFKKGQIIFPMGSFTECEDELLLGADHVIVDSVGQTMHRGALKSVVDEGRFKEDNISATISELVCGKKEYRISPDEKIVCIPIGTGAMDIAVATMIYEKVKEQNLGESFVFNNAVEN encoded by the coding sequence ATGCCATGTAAATTGATCAATGCGGAGATCGTTGAGAATCTACTGACGATGAAGGACGCGGTAACCGCCTGTGAAGAGGCGTTTCGCGACTGGGGCAACGGCGAGGTCGTCTGTCCGACGAAAATCACTCTCGAACTTGGCGAGGACGCGGAGTGGCCGCCCTATAAGAACGGCCTGAACGCGATGCCGGCGTATATCCACAGCAAAAAGAGCGCGGGCATCAAGTGCGTCGGCGGTTCGCTGAACAACCCGCAGTGGGGGCTGCCCTATATCATTGCGCTGATTTTGCTCTTCGACCCCGCCACGGGAATATTCCGCTGCGTGATGGACGGCGCTCAGATAACGAATTACAGGACCGGGGCTCAGGCCGCCGTCGCCGCGAAGTATATCGAGGACAAGAAAAAGATAAAATTCGGCCTTTTCGGCGCCGGTGTGCAGGGCCGTACCCAGCTGATGGCCTTCAACGAGGTTTTTGAGATAGAGGAGGTCCACCTCTACGATATAAATCCCCAGGCGGCGAAAGCCTTTGTCGAGGAGATGTCGAGGGTGGTCGACACGAAATTTATCATAAAAGAAGATCCCAAAGATGTCATGGAGGTCACGGATATTGTCGTTTCCGTGACGCATGGCAAAAATAAGTTTATCAAGAACGAATGGTTCAAAAAGGGACAAATCATCTTCCCGATGGGTTCATTCACCGAATGCGAGGACGAACTTCTTCTGGGAGCCGACCATGTGATCGTGGACTCCGTCGGCCAGACGATGCACAGAGGGGCGCTGAAGAGCGTCGTGGACGAGGGGAGATTCAAGGAAGATAATATCAGCGCCACCATCAGTGAGCTGGTATGCGGTAAAAAGGAATACCGTATCTCACCGGATGAAAAGATAGTCTGCATCCCGATCGGGACCGGCGCGATGGATATCGCTGTCGCCACGATGATCTATGAGAAGGTAAAGGAACAAAACCTTGGCGAGTCCTTCGTCTTTAATAACGCGGTAGAAAATTAG